The following is a genomic window from Nitrospira sp..
CTCGGTGGTGCCGACCGACTTCATGCCCTCGGCATGAATGTCCTTGGTGCGGAACCCCTGATCGAGGGTCTTGACGATCGCCTGTTCGATGGCCTCCGCCTCCTTCTCAAGCCTGAAGGCGTAGGACAACATCATCGCCGCTGAGGCAATGGTCGCGATCGGATTGGCGATGTTTTTCCCCGCGATGTCCGGGGCGCTGCCGTGGATCGGCTCGAAGAGGCTCACCTTGGCCCCGACACTGGCAGAGGGCAACATGCCGATCGAACCGGTCAGCATCGCCGCCTCATCGCTGAGGATATCGCCGAAAATGTTATTGCAGAGCAACACGTCGAATTGCCGGGGATTTCGCACCAACTGCATCGCACAGTTATCGACGTAGATATGGCTCAACGCCACATCGGCATAGTCCTTCTGAACGTCCGTCACCACCCGCCGCCACAATTCCGAAGACTCCAGCACGTTGGCCTTGTCCACCGAGGTGACCTTCTTGCGACGTTTGCGGGCCATCTCGAACGCCACCACGGCGATGCGTCGAATTTCGTCGGTCGTATAGACTTCCGTGTTGAACCCGCGCTCTCCGCCGCCGGGCAACGGTTCGATGCCCTTCGGCTTGCCGAAATAAATGCCGCCGGTCAGCTCGCGGATGACCAGCAGGTCGATCCCCTCGATGACCTCCCTCCGTAACGTGGAGGCATCGGCAAGAACCGGGTACAGTTTGGCCGGACGCAAATTGGCATAGAGCCCGAGTTGTTCCCGCAAGCCGAGCAACGCCCGTTCTGGACGAAGGCTGTACTCCAGCCCTTCCCATTTCGGACCACCGACCGCCCCGAGCAACACCGCGTCGCTTTGTTTCGCAATCGACAGGGTTTCCTGCGGCAACGGCACCCCGACTTTATCGATGGCATGGCCGCCGACATCACCGGAGACAAATTCAAAATGATGGCCGTACCGCTCGGCCACGGACCTCAAGACCTTGATCGCTTCCGGGACGATTTCACGGCCGACTCCGTCGCCGGCCAAGACTGCAATTCTTCCTTTCACCTGTGCGTCTCCTCTCGACTATTCGACGACCGCTTCGCATTCCGGCGTCCAGGCGGGATCGACCAGGCAGAGAAACTCAATCGGGTCCTGCCCGTTGTTCAACAGCGACTGCTTGACCCCCGGCGGCACATAAATTACCGAACCGGCCTCCACCCTCAAGGATTCTTCTTCGACCAGCATCACGCCGCGACCGGCAATGAAGTAATAGACCTCCGATGACTGCAATCGATGCCAGAGAGACTGCCTGCCTGGGTCCAGAAATCCGTGTGCAAGGCTGTATCCCAATTTGAGGGGCGCCTTTCCTGGATGGAGCAGTTCCCGCAGCCTGGTATGGTCTCCCGCTAAAAATTCAGGACAACGCCGAAGATGCGTACTCCACATCATGCGTCAATGCTCGCGATGGCGACCAAGAGACCCCCCTTTGAACGCCAGACCTCCGCCCAGGCGCCGGCCGAGACCGAGAAATCTACCGTGCAGCTGCAGATCAAATCAAGCTGACCTTCTGAATTCCTTCCGCCTGCTTGACGGCGAAATAGGCCAGCTTATTGAGGGCGTTCAGATAGGCCCGTGCGGCGGCGGTAATGATATCCGTATCGACTCCATGCCCGGACACAGTCCGCCCGGCTTCTTCAAGCCGCACGGACACCTCCCCTTGCGCATCAGTACCACCGGTAATGGCGTTGACCCCGAACATCAGCAACGTGCTCTTCGTCTTGGTCATGGCGGCGATCGTCCGGTAGACCGCGTCGACCGGCCCGTCCCCGGTCCCGCTGTGGGTCACCGGTTGTCCGTCGATCTCCAACTCAACCGTGGCCTTCGGCACCCTATTGGTCCCGCTTTCGACATGAAACGATTTCAGGACCACCCGCTCCGACATCTTGGCGACTTCTTCGGACACGATCACTTCGATGTCTTCCTCGTAAATTTCCCTCTTCTGGTCCGCCAACCGTTTGAACCGTTCGAACGCATGGTTGACTTCGTCTTCCGTCAGCTTGTAACCCAACTCCTCCAGCCGCTGACGGAACGCATGGCGCCCGGACAACTTGCCCATCACCAGCTTGTTCCGCTCAAGCCCGATGGATTCCGGCCGCATGATCTCATAGGTCGTCTTATCCTTCAGCAACCCATCCTGGTGGATCCCGGATGTGTGGGCAAAGGCATTGGCCCCGACGATGGCCTTGTTCGGTTGGATGACCATACCGGTGATCTTACTCACGAGGCGGCTGGTCTTTGCAATTTCTTCGGTGACGACCTTCGTATCGGCCCCATACCAGTCTTTGCGCGTCCGCAAACCCATGACGACTTCTTCCAACGAGGTGTTGCCGGCCCGTTCGCCGATCCCGTTGATCGTGCACTCGACCTGCCCGGCCCCCGCCATCACCGCGGAAAGGCTGTTGGCCACGGCCAACCCCAAATCATTGTGGCAATGAACGGAGATCACGGCCTGTCCGCTGTTCGATACGCTGTCCTTGATCCTCTTGATCAACCCGCCGAACTCCTGAGGGTTGGCATACCCCACCGTGTCGGGAATATTGACCGTCCCGGCGCCGGCCGCAATGACGGCCTCGATGACTTCACAGAGGTAGGTCGGATCAGCTCGGCTCGCATCCATCGGCGAAAATTCCACATCCTCGACATAGGTGCGGGCCAGTTGCACCATCTCCACGGCACGCCGCTTCGCTTCGTCCCGTGTCATTCTGAATTGGTACTTGAGGTGGATGTCCGACGCGGAGAGAAAGGTATGGATGCGGACCTTCGGCGCCCCCTTCAAGGCTTCATGGGCTCGCGCAATGTCTTCCGGTCTCGCCCTGGCGAGACTGCAGACCACCGGTCCCTCGACTTCCTGGGCGATCCGTCGCACCGCCTCGAAATCACCGGGTGAACTATAGGCAAAGCCGGCTTCGATGACATCCACGCCGAGGCGCGCCAACTGCTTGGCGATCATGAGCTTCTCTTCGACGTTCATGCTCGCTCCAGGCGATTGTTCGCCGTCCCGCAACGTCGTATCGAATATCCTGATCATCCTGGTCATGGCGCACCTCCTCTGTTCCGCAGGTTGCTCAAACAGGTTTTCCAACGCGGCCGCAGGCGGAGAGAACACCGGAGACGTACCCTCTGGGGTACGTTGAGGATGTTTTCGAGCCGAGAACAAAGTTGGAGACCTGTTTCAGCATCCTGCCAATAAAAAAGCCTCCGCCCCGAGACAGGGACGAAGGCCTTTCGGAACTTCGTGGTACCACCCTGATTCAGCAGTAGATGAGGATGATTCCCCATCCCACCGCCCTTAATTCGATCCGTGACGTGGATGACTCGGGACTCACTACCACCGTAGAGGCTTCACGAGTCCGGCTCAGAGGCGAGTTCGGCAAATGACCGGCTGGCTTGCACCACCCACCAGCTCTCTCGGTTCGGTCGGTTCCGCCTACTACTCCTCATCACAGCCATTCCTATTCTCTCGAATCCAACACCGGCACATCAGTCTTCGCAGCCTGCTTCCCTGCGCCTTTGGCCACCATCGTCCAGAGCCGTGCAATCGGACCGGACAGGGCATAGCCGGCAAAGATGACGAATACCATAACCTGTGGCCAGGCCGCAATCAACATCAGGGCGAGAATGCCCCACACCAGATAAGTAAAGTGATCGCCTCGCCGGAACTTCAGGTCCTTGAAACTGCGGTACTTGATCGTGCTCACCATGAGAAACGCCAGGGCAAACGTGATCACTAAGATCGGCAGTGGCTTCACTTCGGCACCCATCTGGGTGAAGTGGAGATCGAAGATCACCAACGAGGCGATGACGCCGGCGGCCGCCGGAATGGCCAGCCCCGTGAAGTATTTGCTGTCGGACGTGCTCACCGTGGCGTTGAACCGCGCCAACCGGACCGCCCCCATCGCGACATAGGCAAACATGACCGCCACCCCGAACATCCCCTGCCCGCTCAAGGCATAGGAATAAATGAGAACGCCCGGCGCGACACCAAACGATACGACATCAGACAGGGAATCGTATTCGATACCGAACTGGCCGGTGCTGTTCGTCAACCGAGCCAACTTGCCGTCCAGCATATCGAAGATCATCCCGACCAGGATCGCGATGGCCGCGGTCAGATGGTGACCGTTGAACACCGACAAAATGGCAAAGACGCCGCAAAACAAATTCCCTGTCGTGCACAGATTAGGAATCAAGTACATGGCCTGTCGTTTTCGATTACCCTTGGCAAACGGAGCCCGCATGGCCGGTGATTTCATCGGAGTTCCCCCACGATGGTTTCTCCCCCCTTGACCCGATCACCCACCGCAACGCAAATCTTGGAACCAAGCGGCACAAAGGTATCCATCCGTGATCCGAACCTGATCAATCCGTATCGCTCACCCCGCTGCACCAGGTCCCCCTGTCCCACCCAACAGACGATCCGGCGGGCGATCAATCCCGCAACCTGTACACAGAGCACTTTCGCTCCTGAGGCCGTCTGCAACATGACGGCATTTTGTTCATTGTGGAGCGTCGCCTCCGGCTTGCTGGCCACGAGAAACTGGCCCGGTTGATAACTGATGCCTTCCACCGTCCCGTCACAGGGCATTCGATTCACATGTACATCGAACACGTTCAAGAAGATCGTGACCCTGATGCTCTTCTCCTTCAGGTAACGCGGCTCGAACTCTTCTTCGATGGCGATCACTTTGCCATCGCCCGGCGACACCACCACGTTGGGCTGCTGGGGGACGGTCCGGCTGGGGTTCCGGAAGAACCAAGCGGTGAAGAGCGTGAACCCTCCCGCCAGCGCCGTCGGAATGGTCCAGCCGACCAGGCCGAAAAACAACGCCGCGCCTCCCAGACCACCGACGAACGGCCACCCTTCCTTTACGATCGGTATTCCAGCGGCTCGATCAGCCATAGACCTCCAGGCCCTCTTCAAATGGTACCATGCAGAGCCCGGTTGAAGGGTTAGTTTTTGTTCTTGTCAACGAGCTGATCTTTTTTCAGCCATGGCATCATGCCTCGAAGACGGGCACCGACTTCTTCAATCGGATGGCCTTCGCCCTTTTTCAGCAAGGCATTGTAGACCGGCCGGTTCGCCTGGTTCTCCAGCACCCATTCCTTGGCGAATTGCCCGCTCTGGATCTCTCCGAGAATTTTCTTCATTTCCTGCTTGGTCTGTTCGGTCACCACGCGTGGACCGCGGGTAATGTCGCCGTACTTCGCCGTCGTGCTGATCGAGTACCGCATATTGGCGATGCCGCCCTGATAAATCAGATCGACGATCAGCTTGACCTCGTGCAAACACTCGAAGTAGGCCATCTCGGGCGAATACCCCGCCTCCACGAGCGTTTCGAATCCGGCCTGGATCAACGAGGTCAGGCCTCCGCACAACACCGCCTGCTCACCGAACAAATCCGTTTCCGTCTCTTCACGGAAGTTGGTCTCGATCACGCCGGCGCGCCCACCACCGATGGCACTGGCATAGGCCAAGCCTACCTGGCGAGTGTTGCCGCTGGGATCCTGATGAACGGCCAGCAGGCAAGGAACTCCGCTGCCTTTCGTATATTCCGACCGCACCAAGTGGCCCGGCCCTTTGGGCGCCACCATGCATACGTTGATGTTCGCCGGCGGTACGATCTGCCCGAAGTGGATATTGAATCCGTGACCGAACGCCAAATAGGAGCCAGGCTTCAAGTTCGGGGCAATCTCCTGTCGATAAATCGCCGCCTGGGCCTCATCCGGGGCCAGGATCATGACCACGTCGGACGCCTTCACAGCGTCGGCCACCGGCATGACTTTCAACCCGCTCGCTTCCGCCTTCTTCCATGACCCGCCCTCACGTAAACCGACGACGACCGATACACCGCTTTCTTTGAGATTGAGCGAGTGGGCATGCCCCTGGCTTCCATAGCCGATTACGGCCACCTTCTTTCCACGGATGAGCTGCAGGTCGGCATCTTTGTCGTAATAGATCTTCATACGTCACTCCTGAGGGTTCATAGGATACATGGACGGAAACGACTGCTGCACAGAGAGGCGAGCGTTATTCTCGCGCGACTTTCTTGGGTTGGCTGACGGCCGGCCTGATCGCTTCTCGCGCAATCGCCACCCGCCCGGTTCGAATCAGTTCCTTGATGCCGAGCGGCTGCAACAAATTGATGATGGCCTCGATCTTCTTCGGGTCGCCCGTTACTTCGATGGTATAGGTCGAGGGCGTCGAATCGACGACGTTCGCTCGAAAAATATCCGCGATCCGGAGGGCCTCAGCCCGATCTTCCGCCTTGGTGTGGACCTTGATCAAGGCCGTCTCCCGCGAGACGAACTCGCTCTCATTGAGATCCACAACCTTGATGACATCGATCAGTTTGTTCAATTGCTTGACGATTTGCTCCACGATCCGGTCATCGCCTGAGGTCACGATGGTCATCTGTGACATCGAGGGATCGAGTGTCGGCGCGACGGACAGGCTTTCGATGTTGAAGCCGCGACCGCTGAACAACCCGGCCACGCGAGACAACACGCCGAACTTATTTTCTACGGTGACTGCAATGATGTGTTCCATCAGAACGCTCTGATCTAATAGCCGTCGGCTGACGGCGTGAGTTATGCTGTTAAGATCGTATCCTTATCTTCAGTCGATCCGGTGCCGGGCACGCCGGACTGCTTCTTCTTCAGTTCCGGCGGATCTTCAAGAATCATCTCGTGATTGCATCCGCCGGCCGGAATCATCGGGTAACAATTCTCGTAAGGATAGGTCGGCACGTCCACGACAACCGGTTTGTCGGTTTCGATCGCCGCCTTCAACACCGCGTCCAACTCCCCGACATTGTTCGCACGCAACCCGACGGCCCCGTAAGCCTCGGCCAACTTCACGAAATCCGGCGTCGTGTCGAGATAGCTGGACGCATAGCGGCCTTCATAGAACAGATCCTGCCACTGGCGAACCATGCCGTGGAAGCGATTGTTCAAGATGATGACCTTCACCGGCAACTTCGACACAACGGCGGTGGCCATCTCCTGCATATTCATCTGCACGCTGCCGTCGCCGGCGACGCAGAGCACCAGCCGGTTCCTGAACGCAGCCTGCGCCCCCATGGCGGCCGGGAATCCGAACCCCATCGTGCCCAGGCCGCCCGAGGTCAACCAACGGTTCGGTTTGGCAAGTTTGAAATACTGGGCCGTCCACATCTGATGTTGGCCCACGTCCGTCGAGACGATCGGGTCCCGGTCCTTCGTGAGTTCATACAGGCGCTTGATGACATGTTGCGGCTTGATCGCCCCTTCAGGCTCCTGCTGATAGGCCAACGGATGCGCCTGCTGCCATTCGCGGATTTGATCCCACCAGGGCTTGCGGAGTTCTCGCTGATCCCCGTTGACGGTGGCCTTGAGGATCTGAATCAACTCCCGCAAGACGGCCTTGCAGTCGCCCACGATCGGGATATCCACATGCACGTTCTTGCGGATCGACGTCGGGTCGATATCAATATGAATCACCTTGGCGTAAGGGCAGAATTCCGAGACCTTGCCTGTCACACGGTCGTCGAATCGCGCCCCGACGGCAATCACCAAGTCGGAGTAATGGACCGCCATGTTGGCACAATAGGTGCCGTGCATCCCCAACATGCCCATCGACTGGGGATGTTCGCCCGGAAACGCGCCGAGCCCCATCAAGGTCATGTCTACGGGAATCTGAGTCATCTCGGCCAATTCGAGTAATTCTTTGGAGGCTCCTGAAAACACGACGCCCCCGCCGACGTACAAAATCGGCTTCTTCGCCTTCATGATGGCTTCGGCGGCCTGCTTGATCTGCCACTTGTTGCCCTCATAGGTCGGATTGTAACCGCGAATCGCCACGGAACTCGGATAGGTAAACTCGGTCTTGGCCATGGACACATCTTTGGGAATGTCCACGAGCACCGGACCGGGTCGTCCCGTCGTGGCGATGTAGAAGGCTTCCTTGATGGTCGTGGCCAGGTCGTTGACGTCTTTCACGAGAAAATTGTATTTCGTGCAGGGCCGGCTCAATCCGATATTGTCGGCTTCCTGAAAGGCATCGTTGCCGATCAAACTCGTCGGCACCTGGCCGCTGAAACAGACCAGTGGCACCGAATCCATATAGGCATCGGCCAGAGCGGTAATGACGTTGGTCATGCCAGGCCCGGACGTCACCAAACAAACACCGGCCTTTCCGGTGGCCTTGGCGTAGCCCTCGGCCATATGGCCCGCGCCCTGTTCATGGCGGGTCAGAATGACTTCGAGATCCTTTTGTTGATGGAGCATATCGAAGATCTTCAGCACGACGCCGCCCGGCAGCGCGAAAATCGTCTTCACGCCCTCACGTTTCAGGCATTCGATAAAAATTTCCGACCCTGTGAGCTTCATATCACCCTCCCCTTCGCAGACGACGGCGAAGGACGCTAGGCCTCGATCGAGAACAAACCCTCTCCCTGCACCGCATGCGTGGCACAGGTTGATACATTCTTATTGAAAAAACAATGGGTAAGATGGCGGATGGTATCACCAGCCTTCAAAGAAGGTCAAGAGAGTGAAGGTCCTGCTTCCACCAGGAGACGTTGGTGCGCACTCACGGTCTGTGATATAGGAACCCTGCCGACCCATCGATTGTGCAGCCCATGAATTCCGTCCACGTCACGATCATCTCCCGCCGCGATTGCCATCTCTGCCGAGTGATCTCCCGTGTGGCCGCACAGGTACGAGAGGACCTCTCATTCACCTTGGAGAGGCTGGACGTTGACAATGATCAGGATCTCCTTGCACGATACGGCAACCGTGTGCCGGTCGTCCTGATCGATCAACAGGAAGCCCTATCCGGGAAGATCACAGCCGGAGAGTTACGCGAAGCGATTAAAAGAGCGCGTTGGAAGAACCCTATAAGCCGGATTCTGTCCCGCGTGATGCTTGCGCTCACACGGGGGTGATCATTTCTCTGGGACTCAAGTTACCTCGAGCCTCAAGCGACCTACCCGAGGACCTCGGCCGGGCCGGCCTTTCTGCCTGGCTCTTGCGAGCACCGCAGGCGTCCCCCTATTTGGTCTTGCTCCGGACGACGCTTACCGTGCCGTTGATGTCGCCATCACCGCGGTGGGCTCTTACCCCACCGTTTCACCCTTACCTGAGCCGCTGCGACCGGACAACATCCTATCGCCTCAGCCATCGGCGGTCTGTTCTCTGTGGTGCCGGTGTCGGATCGCTCCGCCTGGACGTTATCCAGCGTCCTTGCCCTTGGAGTCCGGACTTTCCTCTCGTCGAGCAAGCTCGACGAGCGAGCACCCGTGTCCCCCCAGCGCGCAGCTCCAGTATAGGGTCCGGTTCAGACGCGGTTCAAGTCTGCAGGAGACAACGGAACAGAAAGACACACGTTACCGGAGCACGGGCAATTCGCTGTTCGGCGCTGGGGGTTTTGATCGGTAGATCGGCAGGGCTTCGGCCATCCATTCTTCAAGCTGCTGAATTCTGGTTTCGTGGCTCGGGTGGGTGG
Proteins encoded in this region:
- a CDS encoding 3-isopropylmalate dehydrogenase yields the protein MKGRIAVLAGDGVGREIVPEAIKVLRSVAERYGHHFEFVSGDVGGHAIDKVGVPLPQETLSIAKQSDAVLLGAVGGPKWEGLEYSLRPERALLGLREQLGLYANLRPAKLYPVLADASTLRREVIEGIDLLVIRELTGGIYFGKPKGIEPLPGGGERGFNTEVYTTDEIRRIAVVAFEMARKRRKKVTSVDKANVLESSELWRRVVTDVQKDYADVALSHIYVDNCAMQLVRNPRQFDVLLCNNIFGDILSDEAAMLTGSIGMLPSASVGAKVSLFEPIHGSAPDIAGKNIANPIATIASAAMMLSYAFRLEKEAEAIEQAIVKTLDQGFRTKDIHAEGMKSVGTTEMGDVIVRNLAS
- a CDS encoding Cupin; amino-acid sequence: MMWSTHLRRCPEFLAGDHTRLRELLHPGKAPLKLGYSLAHGFLDPGRQSLWHRLQSSEVYYFIAGRGVMLVEEESLRVEAGSVIYVPPGVKQSLLNNGQDPIEFLCLVDPAWTPECEAVVE
- a CDS encoding 2-isopropylmalate synthase, with amino-acid sequence MTRMIRIFDTTLRDGEQSPGASMNVEEKLMIAKQLARLGVDVIEAGFAYSSPGDFEAVRRIAQEVEGPVVCSLARARPEDIARAHEALKGAPKVRIHTFLSASDIHLKYQFRMTRDEAKRRAVEMVQLARTYVEDVEFSPMDASRADPTYLCEVIEAVIAAGAGTVNIPDTVGYANPQEFGGLIKRIKDSVSNSGQAVISVHCHNDLGLAVANSLSAVMAGAGQVECTINGIGERAGNTSLEEVVMGLRTRKDWYGADTKVVTEEIAKTSRLVSKITGMVIQPNKAIVGANAFAHTSGIHQDGLLKDKTTYEIMRPESIGLERNKLVMGKLSGRHAFRQRLEELGYKLTEDEVNHAFERFKRLADQKREIYEEDIEVIVSEEVAKMSERVVLKSFHVESGTNRVPKATVELEIDGQPVTHSGTGDGPVDAVYRTIAAMTKTKSTLLMFGVNAITGGTDAQGEVSVRLEEAGRTVSGHGVDTDIITAAARAYLNALNKLAYFAVKQAEGIQKVSLI
- a CDS encoding CDP-diacylglycerol--serine O-phosphatidyltransferase — its product is MKSPAMRAPFAKGNRKRQAMYLIPNLCTTGNLFCGVFAILSVFNGHHLTAAIAILVGMIFDMLDGKLARLTNSTGQFGIEYDSLSDVVSFGVAPGVLIYSYALSGQGMFGVAVMFAYVAMGAVRLARFNATVSTSDSKYFTGLAIPAAAGVIASLVIFDLHFTQMGAEVKPLPILVITFALAFLMVSTIKYRSFKDLKFRRGDHFTYLVWGILALMLIAAWPQVMVFVIFAGYALSGPIARLWTMVAKGAGKQAAKTDVPVLDSRE
- a CDS encoding Phosphatidylserine decarboxylase — protein: MADRAAGIPIVKEGWPFVGGLGGAALFFGLVGWTIPTALAGGFTLFTAWFFRNPSRTVPQQPNVVVSPGDGKVIAIEEEFEPRYLKEKSIRVTIFLNVFDVHVNRMPCDGTVEGISYQPGQFLVASKPEATLHNEQNAVMLQTASGAKVLCVQVAGLIARRIVCWVGQGDLVQRGERYGLIRFGSRMDTFVPLGSKICVAVGDRVKGGETIVGELR
- a CDS encoding Ketol-acid reductoisomerase (NADP(+)) — translated: MKIYYDKDADLQLIRGKKVAVIGYGSQGHAHSLNLKESGVSVVVGLREGGSWKKAEASGLKVMPVADAVKASDVVMILAPDEAQAAIYRQEIAPNLKPGSYLAFGHGFNIHFGQIVPPANINVCMVAPKGPGHLVRSEYTKGSGVPCLLAVHQDPSGNTRQVGLAYASAIGGGRAGVIETNFREETETDLFGEQAVLCGGLTSLIQAGFETLVEAGYSPEMAYFECLHEVKLIVDLIYQGGIANMRYSISTTAKYGDITRGPRVVTEQTKQEMKKILGEIQSGQFAKEWVLENQANRPVYNALLKKGEGHPIEEVGARLRGMMPWLKKDQLVDKNKN
- a CDS encoding Acetolactate synthase small subunit; translated protein: MEHIIAVTVENKFGVLSRVAGLFSGRGFNIESLSVAPTLDPSMSQMTIVTSGDDRIVEQIVKQLNKLIDVIKVVDLNESEFVSRETALIKVHTKAEDRAEALRIADIFRANVVDSTPSTYTIEVTGDPKKIEAIINLLQPLGIKELIRTGRVAIAREAIRPAVSQPKKVARE
- a CDS encoding Acetolactate synthase large subunit, whose amino-acid sequence is MKLTGSEIFIECLKREGVKTIFALPGGVVLKIFDMLHQQKDLEVILTRHEQGAGHMAEGYAKATGKAGVCLVTSGPGMTNVITALADAYMDSVPLVCFSGQVPTSLIGNDAFQEADNIGLSRPCTKYNFLVKDVNDLATTIKEAFYIATTGRPGPVLVDIPKDVSMAKTEFTYPSSVAIRGYNPTYEGNKWQIKQAAEAIMKAKKPILYVGGGVVFSGASKELLELAEMTQIPVDMTLMGLGAFPGEHPQSMGMLGMHGTYCANMAVHYSDLVIAVGARFDDRVTGKVSEFCPYAKVIHIDIDPTSIRKNVHVDIPIVGDCKAVLRELIQILKATVNGDQRELRKPWWDQIREWQQAHPLAYQQEPEGAIKPQHVIKRLYELTKDRDPIVSTDVGQHQMWTAQYFKLAKPNRWLTSGGLGTMGFGFPAAMGAQAAFRNRLVLCVAGDGSVQMNMQEMATAVVSKLPVKVIILNNRFHGMVRQWQDLFYEGRYASSYLDTTPDFVKLAEAYGAVGLRANNVGELDAVLKAAIETDKPVVVDVPTYPYENCYPMIPAGGCNHEMILEDPPELKKKQSGVPGTGSTEDKDTILTA